The following proteins come from a genomic window of Phacochoerus africanus isolate WHEZ1 chromosome 9, ROS_Pafr_v1, whole genome shotgun sequence:
- the LOC125135024 gene encoding zinc finger protein 318 isoform X3, with protein MYRSGARSSVSSHRPKESGGGGPRTGRSSGSSSGPARRTSPPSSGSSSSRTPARRPRSPSGHRGRRASPSPPRGRRGSPSPPRGRRASPSPPRGRRVSPSPPRARRGSPSSPPPRGRRLFPPGSAGFRGSSRGDSRSDFARDGRGDHPGDSGSRRRSPGLRSDSLEQSLRITVGNDHFCVGIPERRRLSDRLGSPVDNLEDVDRDDLTDDSVFTRNSQCSRGLERYISREEAPLSPFLGQLDEDYRAREAFLHRSDYSAHISCHDELLRGTERNRDKLKGSYSVQPEERSREAKRPRYDDTEKIHSVGGDHPGFTSGTRNYRQRRRSPSPRFLDPEFRELDLARRKREEEEERSRSLTQELVGVDGGTTGCPIPGLSSALTASEPGYSLHRPEEVSVMPKKSILKKRIEVDMEPSMQLENFSSSTSSSQDHPLYPAHSSLPLSGAIAAFASEVENKGTMVETTLKESQGNLYQWGPLPGIPKDSSPLRENFGSFLCHKEKLDMKAEGPERHTDFLLPHERASQDGSGFSCILSMLADSTSTQEKRRRSFPDIEDEEKFLYGDEEEDLKADSPPKALGGSEVEVMRQKASSLPSSAPAVKLESIEETNPEYAKIHDLLKTIGLDIGVAEISKLAARTQERLHGKKPSRSSADRRSSVDRHFSADRCSSADRRFSADRRSADPHRLESGEAHHCNTHSPEVSHPHPVSPVDPYLLTKNSPPFLKSDHPVGHIAGPEMVGSGFQSPVAVRCMLPSAPSTPIRLPHPASLSQFHVPRASQFAAARIPPNYQGPAIPPASFDAYRHYMAYAASRWPMYPTSQPSNHPLPEPHRIMPVTKQATRSRPNLRVIPTVTPDEPKQEESVLSSISTAQVPVQVSIPSLIRYNPEKISDEKNRASQKQKVIEEREKLKSDREARQKKMYYLRTELERLHKQQGEMLRKKRREKDGHKDPLLVEVSRLQDNIMKDIAELRQEAEEAEKKQSELDKVAQILGINILDKSQKSSSDSREPTEKMGKAEKSKSPEKMSSSSNSSSNSKESKLNNENSCTKSPKPAESPQPAAKQSDQPVAAYEYYDAGNHWCKDCNTICGTMFDFFTHMHNKKHTQEPHSEEPRDTNKGDIIPRALSPGDLPVTKHHDKYTGSLQQTLGFKDPE; from the exons ATGTACCGCAGCGGCGCCCGCTCCTCGGTCTCTTCGCACCGGCCTAAAGAGAGCGGCGGGGGCGGCCCGCGCACCGGCCGCAGCTCCGGCTCCTCCTCAGGCCCGGCTCGTCGCACCTCGCCGCCGTCCTCCGGCTCCTCCTCGTCGCGGACGCCGGCTCGCCGGCCCCGCTCTCCCTCAGGGCACCGCGGCCGCCGGGCCTCGCCGTCCCCGCCGCGGGGTCGCCGCGGCTCCCCGTCCCCGCCCCGCGGCCGCCGGGCCTCGCCGTCCCCACCGCGGGGTCGTCGCGTCTCACCGTCCCCACCGCGGGCCCGTCGCGGTTCCCCGTCGTCGCCGCCGCCGCGGGGCCGACGACTCTTCCCGCCGGGCTCGGCTGGTTTCCGAGGCAGCAGCCGGGGGGACTCCCGCTCCGACTTCGCCCGGGACGGCCGCGGAGACCATCCAGGCGACAGCGGCAGCCGG AGACGCTCTCCTGGTCTGCGTTCTGACTCTTTGGAACAGAGCTTAAGGATCACTGTTGGCAATGACCATTTCTGCGTTGGCATACCTGAACGACGGCGGCTTAGTGATCGACTGGGGTCACCAGTGGATAATCTGGAGGATGTGGACAG GGATGACCTGACTGATGATTCTGTCTTCACTCGAAACTCCCAGTGCTCTCGAGGTCTTGAACGATACATTTCCCGGGAGGAGGCACCTCTCAGTCCCTTCTTGGGACAACTTGATGAGGACTACCGAGCAAGAGAAGCTTTCCTACATAGATCTGATTATAGTGCCCATATCAGTTGTCATGATGAACTCTTGCGGGGAACAGAACGGAATAGAGACAAACTCAAAGGCTCCTACTCTGTACAACCCGAGGAAAGGAGCCGGGAGGCCAAACGGCCCCGTTACGATGACACAGAGAAGATACACAGCGTGGGAGGTGATCACCCAGGTTTTACATCAGGGACTCGCAACTATCGACAGCGTAGGCGGAGCCCGAGCCCTAGGTTTCTAGACCCTGAGTTTCGAGAGCTGGACCTTGCTAGGCGAAAacgagaggaagaggaggaacgAAGTAGGAGCTTGACTCAGGAACTGGTGGGAGTTGATGGTGGTACCACTGGCTGTCCCATCCCTGGATTGTCAAGTGCTCTAACAGCATCAGAGCCAGGGTATTCTTTACACCGGCCTGAAGAAGTATCTGTGATGCCCAAGAAGTCAATTTTGAAGAAGCGGATTGAAGTGGACATGGAGCCTTCCATGCAG CTTGAGAATTTTTCCAGCAGTACAAGCTCTAGCCAGGATCACCCTCTTTACCCTGCACACTCATCTCTTCCACTAAGTGGTGCTATTGCTGCTTTTGCCTCAGAGGTTGAAAACAAGGGAACTATGGTAGAGACTACCCTGAAGGAATCTCAGGGCAACCTCTACCAATGGGGCCCCCTCCCTGGGATACCAAAAGACAGCAGTCCCCTCAGAGAGAACTTTGGAAGTTTTTTGTGCCACAAGGAAAAATTGGATATGAAGGCTGAGGGACCTGAGCGACACACAGACTTCTTGCTTCCTCATGAGAGAGCTAGCCAGGATGGCAGTGGTTTCTCCTGCATTCTGAGCATGTTAGCAGATTCCACAAGTACACAGGAAAAAAGGCGACGTAGCTTCCCTGATATTGAGGATGAGGAGAAATTTCTCTATGGGGATGAAGAAGAGGATTTAAAGGCAGACTCTCCACCAAAGGCCCTTGGGGGCTCTGAAGTTGAAGTTATGAGGCAGAAGGCAAGCTCCCTACCCTCTTCAGCTCCAGCCGTAAAGCTAGAATCAATAGAAGAGACCAATCCAGAATATGCCAAGATTCATGATTTGCTCAAGACCATAGGGCTGGATATTGGAGTAGCAGAGATTAGTAAACTGGCTGCACGAACCCAGGAACGACTTCATGGCAAGAAGCCGTCACGCTCCTCTGCTGACCGCCGTTCCTCAGTTGACCGGCACTTTTCAGCAGACCGCTGTTCTTCAGCTGACCGACGTTTCTCAGCTGATCGGCGCTCTGCAGATCCTCACAGACTAGAGAGTGGGGAGGCACACCATTGCAATACCCACTCCCCAGAGGTGTCCCATCCACACCCTGTCTCCCCTGTGGATCCTTACCTGCTTACAAAAAACAGCCCCCCATTCCTAAAGTCAGACCATCCAGTGGGTCATATTGCAGGACCTGAGATGGTTGGCAGTGGGTTTCAGTCACCTGTTGCAGTCAGGTGCATGTTGCCCTCAGCCCCGTCTACCCCAATTAGACTTCCACACCCTGCTTCTTTATCTCAGTTTCATGTGCCAAGGGCCTCTCAGTTTGCTGCAGCTCGGATACCTCCAAACTACCAGGGACCTGCCATTCCCCCTGCTTCCTTTGATGCCTATAGGCACTATATGGCATATGCAGCCTCAAGGTGGCCCATGtaccccacctcccagccttccAACCACCCTCTACCTGAACCACACAGGATAATGCCAGTTACCAAACAAGCTACCCGTAGCCGTCCCAATCTCCGTGTGATCCCCACTGTGACTCCTGATGAGCCCAAGCAGGAGGAGTCAGTGCTAAGCTCAATTTCTACTGCCCAAGTGCCTGTACAGGTGTCTATCCCATCACTCATAAGATATAATCCGGAGAAGATATCTGATGAGAAGAACCGTGCTTCTCAGAAGCAGAAG GTtattgaagagagagaaaagctaaAGAGTGACCGGGAAGCTCGCCAAAAGAAGATGTACTATCTCAGGACAGAACTGGAGCGGCTTCATAAACAACAAG GGGAAATGCTGCGTAAGAAACGAAGGGAGAAGGATGGGCACAAGGACCCACTCCTGGTGGAGGTGAGTCGGCTTCAGGATAACATTATGAAGGACATTGCAGAACTTCgacaagaggcagaagaagcagaaaaaaagcaGTCTGAGCTGGAcaaagtggctcagatcttgggAATTAACATTTTGGATAAATCACAGAAGTCCTCAAGCGACAGTAGAGAGCCTACTGAGAAGATGGGGAAAGCGGAAAAATCTAAGAGCCCAGAAAAAATGTCATCGTCCTCAAACTCCTCTTCCAACAGCAAG GAATCAAAATTGAACAATGAGAATTCCTGTACTAAGAGCCCCAAGCCTGCTGAGAGCCCCCAACCAGCTGCTAAGCAATCTGATCAGCCGGTTGCTGCCTATGAATATTATGATGCTGGCAATCACTGGTGCAAAGACTGCAACACCATCTGTGGGACCATGTTTGACTTCTTCACCCATATGCACAATAAGAAGCACACACAG GAGCCCCACTCTGAAGAGCCAAGAGATACCAACAAAGGAGACATCATCCCCAGGGCGCTCAGTCCAGGGGACCTGCCTGTAACTAAACACCATGACAAGT ACACTGGATCCCTACAACAGACCTTGGGCTTCAAAgacccagagtga
- the LOC125135024 gene encoding zinc finger protein 318 isoform X2 produces MYRSGARSSVSSHRPKESGGGGPRTGRSSGSSSGPARRTSPPSSGSSSSRTPARRPRSPSGHRGRRASPSPPRGRRGSPSPPRGRRASPSPPRGRRVSPSPPRARRGSPSSPPPRGRRLFPPGSAGFRGSSRGDSRSDFARDGRGDHPGDSGSRRRSPGLRSDSLEQSLRITVGNDHFCVGIPERRRLSDRLGSPVDNLEDVDRDDLTDDSVFTRNSQCSRGLERYISREEAPLSPFLGQLDEDYRAREAFLHRSDYSAHISCHDELLRGTERNRDKLKGSYSVQPEERSREAKRPRYDDTEKIHSVGGDHPGFTSGTRNYRQRRRSPSPRFLDPEFRELDLARRKREEEEERSRSLTQELVGVDGGTTGCPIPGLSSALTASEPGYSLHRPEEVSVMPKKSILKKRIEVDMEPSMQLENFSSSTSSSQDHPLYPAHSSLPLSGAIAAFASEVENKGTMVETTLKESQGNLYQWGPLPGIPKDSSPLRENFGSFLCHKEKLDMKAEGPERHTDFLLPHERASQDGSGFSCILSMLADSTSTQEKRRRSFPDIEDEEKFLYGDEEEDLKADSPPKALGGSEVEVMRQKASSLPSSAPAVKLESIEETNPEYAKIHDLLKTIGLDIGVAEISKLAARTQERLHGKKPSRSSADRRSSVDRHFSADRCSSADRRFSADRRSADPHRLESGEAHHCNTHSPEVSHPHPVSPVDPYLLTKNSPPFLKSDHPVGHIAGPEMVGSGFQSPVAVRCMLPSAPSTPIRLPHPASLSQFHVPRASQFAAARIPPNYQGPAIPPASFDAYRHYMAYAASRWPMYPTSQPSNHPLPEPHRIMPVTKQATRSRPNLRVIPTVTPDEPKQEESVLSSISTAQVPVQVSIPSLIRYNPEKISDEKNRASQKQKVIEEREKLKSDREARQKKMYYLRTELERLHKQQGEMLRKKRREKDGHKDPLLVEVSRLQDNIMKDIAELRQEAEEAEKKQSELDKVAQILGINILDKSQKSSSDSREPTEKMGKAEKSKSPEKMSSSSNSSSNSKESKLNNENSCTKSPKPAESPQPAAKQSDQPVAAYEYYDAGNHWCKDCNTICGTMFDFFTHMHNKKHTQVGILPSVISILALLAFIYSYLHYKAGKMKHSHMGRSPTLKSQEIPTKETSSPGRSVQGTCL; encoded by the exons ATGTACCGCAGCGGCGCCCGCTCCTCGGTCTCTTCGCACCGGCCTAAAGAGAGCGGCGGGGGCGGCCCGCGCACCGGCCGCAGCTCCGGCTCCTCCTCAGGCCCGGCTCGTCGCACCTCGCCGCCGTCCTCCGGCTCCTCCTCGTCGCGGACGCCGGCTCGCCGGCCCCGCTCTCCCTCAGGGCACCGCGGCCGCCGGGCCTCGCCGTCCCCGCCGCGGGGTCGCCGCGGCTCCCCGTCCCCGCCCCGCGGCCGCCGGGCCTCGCCGTCCCCACCGCGGGGTCGTCGCGTCTCACCGTCCCCACCGCGGGCCCGTCGCGGTTCCCCGTCGTCGCCGCCGCCGCGGGGCCGACGACTCTTCCCGCCGGGCTCGGCTGGTTTCCGAGGCAGCAGCCGGGGGGACTCCCGCTCCGACTTCGCCCGGGACGGCCGCGGAGACCATCCAGGCGACAGCGGCAGCCGG AGACGCTCTCCTGGTCTGCGTTCTGACTCTTTGGAACAGAGCTTAAGGATCACTGTTGGCAATGACCATTTCTGCGTTGGCATACCTGAACGACGGCGGCTTAGTGATCGACTGGGGTCACCAGTGGATAATCTGGAGGATGTGGACAG GGATGACCTGACTGATGATTCTGTCTTCACTCGAAACTCCCAGTGCTCTCGAGGTCTTGAACGATACATTTCCCGGGAGGAGGCACCTCTCAGTCCCTTCTTGGGACAACTTGATGAGGACTACCGAGCAAGAGAAGCTTTCCTACATAGATCTGATTATAGTGCCCATATCAGTTGTCATGATGAACTCTTGCGGGGAACAGAACGGAATAGAGACAAACTCAAAGGCTCCTACTCTGTACAACCCGAGGAAAGGAGCCGGGAGGCCAAACGGCCCCGTTACGATGACACAGAGAAGATACACAGCGTGGGAGGTGATCACCCAGGTTTTACATCAGGGACTCGCAACTATCGACAGCGTAGGCGGAGCCCGAGCCCTAGGTTTCTAGACCCTGAGTTTCGAGAGCTGGACCTTGCTAGGCGAAAacgagaggaagaggaggaacgAAGTAGGAGCTTGACTCAGGAACTGGTGGGAGTTGATGGTGGTACCACTGGCTGTCCCATCCCTGGATTGTCAAGTGCTCTAACAGCATCAGAGCCAGGGTATTCTTTACACCGGCCTGAAGAAGTATCTGTGATGCCCAAGAAGTCAATTTTGAAGAAGCGGATTGAAGTGGACATGGAGCCTTCCATGCAG CTTGAGAATTTTTCCAGCAGTACAAGCTCTAGCCAGGATCACCCTCTTTACCCTGCACACTCATCTCTTCCACTAAGTGGTGCTATTGCTGCTTTTGCCTCAGAGGTTGAAAACAAGGGAACTATGGTAGAGACTACCCTGAAGGAATCTCAGGGCAACCTCTACCAATGGGGCCCCCTCCCTGGGATACCAAAAGACAGCAGTCCCCTCAGAGAGAACTTTGGAAGTTTTTTGTGCCACAAGGAAAAATTGGATATGAAGGCTGAGGGACCTGAGCGACACACAGACTTCTTGCTTCCTCATGAGAGAGCTAGCCAGGATGGCAGTGGTTTCTCCTGCATTCTGAGCATGTTAGCAGATTCCACAAGTACACAGGAAAAAAGGCGACGTAGCTTCCCTGATATTGAGGATGAGGAGAAATTTCTCTATGGGGATGAAGAAGAGGATTTAAAGGCAGACTCTCCACCAAAGGCCCTTGGGGGCTCTGAAGTTGAAGTTATGAGGCAGAAGGCAAGCTCCCTACCCTCTTCAGCTCCAGCCGTAAAGCTAGAATCAATAGAAGAGACCAATCCAGAATATGCCAAGATTCATGATTTGCTCAAGACCATAGGGCTGGATATTGGAGTAGCAGAGATTAGTAAACTGGCTGCACGAACCCAGGAACGACTTCATGGCAAGAAGCCGTCACGCTCCTCTGCTGACCGCCGTTCCTCAGTTGACCGGCACTTTTCAGCAGACCGCTGTTCTTCAGCTGACCGACGTTTCTCAGCTGATCGGCGCTCTGCAGATCCTCACAGACTAGAGAGTGGGGAGGCACACCATTGCAATACCCACTCCCCAGAGGTGTCCCATCCACACCCTGTCTCCCCTGTGGATCCTTACCTGCTTACAAAAAACAGCCCCCCATTCCTAAAGTCAGACCATCCAGTGGGTCATATTGCAGGACCTGAGATGGTTGGCAGTGGGTTTCAGTCACCTGTTGCAGTCAGGTGCATGTTGCCCTCAGCCCCGTCTACCCCAATTAGACTTCCACACCCTGCTTCTTTATCTCAGTTTCATGTGCCAAGGGCCTCTCAGTTTGCTGCAGCTCGGATACCTCCAAACTACCAGGGACCTGCCATTCCCCCTGCTTCCTTTGATGCCTATAGGCACTATATGGCATATGCAGCCTCAAGGTGGCCCATGtaccccacctcccagccttccAACCACCCTCTACCTGAACCACACAGGATAATGCCAGTTACCAAACAAGCTACCCGTAGCCGTCCCAATCTCCGTGTGATCCCCACTGTGACTCCTGATGAGCCCAAGCAGGAGGAGTCAGTGCTAAGCTCAATTTCTACTGCCCAAGTGCCTGTACAGGTGTCTATCCCATCACTCATAAGATATAATCCGGAGAAGATATCTGATGAGAAGAACCGTGCTTCTCAGAAGCAGAAG GTtattgaagagagagaaaagctaaAGAGTGACCGGGAAGCTCGCCAAAAGAAGATGTACTATCTCAGGACAGAACTGGAGCGGCTTCATAAACAACAAG GGGAAATGCTGCGTAAGAAACGAAGGGAGAAGGATGGGCACAAGGACCCACTCCTGGTGGAGGTGAGTCGGCTTCAGGATAACATTATGAAGGACATTGCAGAACTTCgacaagaggcagaagaagcagaaaaaaagcaGTCTGAGCTGGAcaaagtggctcagatcttgggAATTAACATTTTGGATAAATCACAGAAGTCCTCAAGCGACAGTAGAGAGCCTACTGAGAAGATGGGGAAAGCGGAAAAATCTAAGAGCCCAGAAAAAATGTCATCGTCCTCAAACTCCTCTTCCAACAGCAAG GAATCAAAATTGAACAATGAGAATTCCTGTACTAAGAGCCCCAAGCCTGCTGAGAGCCCCCAACCAGCTGCTAAGCAATCTGATCAGCCGGTTGCTGCCTATGAATATTATGATGCTGGCAATCACTGGTGCAAAGACTGCAACACCATCTGTGGGACCATGTTTGACTTCTTCACCCATATGCACAATAAGAAGCACACACAGGTAGGTATCTTGCCCTCTGTTATTTCTATTCTTGCCCTCCTTGCCTTCATATACTCCTATCTGCAttataaagctggaaaaatgaaACATTCTCATATGGGCAGGAGCCCCACTCTGAAGAGCCAAGAGATACCAACAAAGGAGACATCATCCCCAGGGCGCTCAGTCCAGGGGACCTGCCTGTAA